A single region of the Chiroxiphia lanceolata isolate bChiLan1 chromosome 20, bChiLan1.pri, whole genome shotgun sequence genome encodes:
- the RTN4RL1 gene encoding reticulon-4 receptor-like 1: protein MLRQGGFAELLLVLLGLKVPSALGCPTDCVCYPSPMTVSCQAHNFVTIPEGIPEDSERIFLQNNQITLLLRGHFSPSMVTLWIYSNNITFIDPNTFDGFVNLEELDLGDNRYLRALAADTFQGLVKLHALYLYKCGLSSLPSGIFGGLHNLQYLYLQDNHIEFLQDDIFVDLVNLSHLFLHGNKLWSLHQNTFRGLINLDRLLIHQNQLQWIHRRAFHDLRRLTTLFLFNNSLSELQGDCLAHLGALEFLRLNGNPWSCDCKARSLWEWLHRFRGSSSSVICESPEQMHGKDLKVLRAEDFRNCSGSESLHQMKTHTFSTADRGASKTHHPHHSSKEKGKERGAENSLHSSQPAGPPGSRPGYRKPGKNCTSHKSRNRTSKPVSLGPRKNGQEVPDYVPDYQHKFSFGVMPTLSPKRKGKCTRRTPIRPPSGVQQAAGCSGLRASLLVFMVVLAAVIR, encoded by the coding sequence GGGGGTTTgcggagctgctgctggtgctgctggggctgaaggtgcccagtgccctgggctgccccaCCGACTGCGTGTGCTACCCCTCCCCGATGACTGTCAGCTGCCAGGCTCACAACTTCGTCACCATCCCCGAGGGCATCCCCGAGGACAGCGAGAGGATCTTTCTCCAGAACAACCAGATCACCTTGCTGCTGCGGGGCCACTTCAGCCCCTCCATGGTCACCCTCTGGATCTACTCCAACAACATCACCTTCATTGACCCAAACACCTTCGATGGGTTCGTCAACCTGGAAGAGTTGGACCTGGGGGACAACCGCTACCTAAGGGCTTTAGCTGCAGACACTTTCCAAGGGCTGGTGAAACTCCATGCCTTGTATCTTTACAAGTGCGGGCTGAGCTCCCTCCCCAGCGGGATATTCGGTGGCCTCCACAACCTGCAATACCTTTACCTGCAAGACAACCACATTGAGTTCCTTCAGGATGATATTTTTGTTGACTTGGTTAACCTCAGCCATCTTTTTCTCCATGGAAACAAGCTCTGGAGCCTCCATCAGAACACGTTCAGGGGACTAATAAACCTGGATCGGCTGCTCATCCATCAAAATCAGCTGCAGTGGATTCACAGGCGGGCTTTTCATGACCTCCGAAGATTGACCACCCTTTTCCTGTTCAATAACAGCCTCTCGGAGCTGCAGGGGGACTGCCTGGCCCACCTGGGAGCCCTGGAGTTTCTCAGGCTGAATGGGAACCCATGGAGCTGCGACTGCAAAGCCCGTTCCCTCTGGGAATGGCTGCACAGGTTCAGAGGCTCCAGCTCCAGTGTCATCTGCGAGTCGCCCGAGCAGATGCATGGCAAGGACCTCAAGGTGCTAAGAGCAGAAGACTTTAGGAACTGTTCAGGGTCCGAGTCGCTCCATCAGATGAAAACACACACTTTCTCCACAGCGGACAGAGGAGCCTCCAAAACCCACCACCCTCACCACTCCTccaaggagaaggggaaggagagaggggcTGAGAACAGTTTGCACAGCAGCCAGCCCGCCGGCCCCCCCGGCTCCCGGCCGGGCTACCGCAAACCCGGCAAGAACTGCACCAGCCACAAAAGCCGTAACCGAACCTCTAAACCGGTGTCCTTGGGGCCGCGGAAAAACGGGCAGGAGGTTCCAGACTATGTGCCTGATTATCAGCACAAATTCAGCTTTGGGGTGATGCCAACACTGTCCCCCAAACGCAAGGGTAAGTGTACCCGGCGGACGCCCATCCGCCCCCCCAGCGGGGTCCAGCAGGCAGCCGGCTGCTCGGGGCTCAGGGCGTCGCTCCTGGTTTTTATGGTGGTGTTGGCGGCCGTCATCCGCTGA